Proteins encoded within one genomic window of Oncorhynchus tshawytscha isolate Ot180627B linkage group LG02, Otsh_v2.0, whole genome shotgun sequence:
- the LOC112216693 gene encoding heterogeneous nuclear ribonucleoprotein A1, which translates to MSKESPREPEQLRKLFIGGLSFETTDESLRTHFERWGSLTDCVVMKDPVTKRSRGFGFVTYSSVDEVDASMEARPHKVDGRQVEPKRAVSREDSSRPGAHTTVKKIFVGGIKEDTEEHHLRDYFDQFGKIEVIDIMTDRTSGKKRGFAFVTFDDHDAVDRIVIQKYHTVNGHNCEVRKALSKEDMNRSGPRGGNFGRGGGYGGGFGGGRGGGGGYGDNDGYNNYGGNGGGYGGGPGGYGGGNRGYGGGGGGGYGNQGGSYGGGGGGYDNYNNGGGGGGSYRGGNYGASSGGGSSSGSGGGGGGDYNDFGNYNSQSSSSYGPMKGGSGYSGGSGGGRSSGPYGGGGGVGGGGGYGGGSGGGYGGGSGGRRF; encoded by the exons atgtcgAAGGAG TCTCCCCGTGAGCCGGAGCAGCTCCGCAAGCTCTTCATTGGTGGGCTGAGCTTCGAGACCACCGACGAGAGTTTGCGGACCCATTTTGAAAGATGGGGTTCCCTCACAGATTGTGTG GTAATGAAAGATCCAGTCACAAAGAGATCGAGGGGCTTTGGCTTTGTCACTTACAGCTCTGTGGATGAAGTTGATGCATCAATGGAGGCTCGTCCTCATAAGGTTGATGGCCGCCAAGTGGAGCCCAAGAGAGCGGTGTCCAGAGAG GATTCTTCAAGGCCAGGTGCTCACACCACTGTGAAGAAGATCTTTGTGGGTGGCATCAAGGAGGACACAGAGGAGCATCACCTTAGGGACTACTTTGATCAATTTGGCAAGATCGAAGTCATCGACATCATGACTGATAGGACCAGCGGGAAGAAGAGGGGGTTTGCCTTTGTTACATTTGATGATCATGATGCAGTCGATAGGATTGTCA TCCAGAAGTATCATACAGTGAATGGTCACAACTGTGAAGTGAGGAAGGCTTTGTCAAAGGAAGACATGAACCGGTCCG GGCCAAGAGGTGGAAACTTTGGTAGAGGTGGCGGATATGGAG GTGGTTtcggtggagggagaggaggaggtggaggatatGGTGATAACGATGGATACAATAACTATGGAGGCAATG GTGGCGGCTATGGTGGAGGTCCCGGCGGGTATGGTGGTGGCAACCGGGGCTATGGCGGAGGCGGCGGCGGTGGTTATGGTAACCAGGGTGGCAgctatggaggaggaggaggaggatacgaCAACTACAAcaatggaggtggtggtggtggaagctACAGAGGTG GTAACTATGGagctagtagtggtggtgggagcAGCAGtggaagtggtggtggtggtggtggagactACAATGACTTTGGCAATTACAACAGCCAGTCGTCCTCCAGCTACGGCCCAATGAAAGGAGGCAGCGGCTATAGTGGCGGCAGTGGAGGGGGCCGGAGCAGCGGCccatatggtggtggtggtggtgttggtggtggtg GTGGTTACGGAGGCGGCTCCGGTGGTGGATATGGAGGGGGCTCCGGAGGTCGAAGGTTCTAG